Proteins encoded together in one Bacteroides ovatus window:
- a CDS encoding TonB-dependent receptor has translation MKNKVLLVLLLSFAVSLAASAQKITMNLQQVKLEKVFSLITKQTGLTVAYSRTIVNPERIVSVQAKDKDLSKVLDDLFAGTNVAYEIGEKKIYLKAKEAPVTSQGSQKTKKITGTVTDTKGEPVIGASVLVKGAGTGTVTDVDGNFTLDAPTDALLAVSYIGYKTQEVKVGNKNSYSIQLQDDTEVLDEVVVVGYGVQKKSSLTGAVASISSQEISKQVSSNVASSLQGRTPGVDIVQQAGVAGADVNIVIRGAASFGATEPLYVIDGAFSNAGLSSLNPNDIESIEVLKDGAAAAIYGSRAANGVVLITTKKGKSGKPVIQIDGSFAFQKTTNIPEFLNASEWREFANMVADNSGLPHAPENDNPTNPNLNTDWSKEWIQFAPVWNLNASIAGGGDNSTFSTSLGYLDQTGMTIYSDYKRYNFRLNTSYKKGRFSFSETLGLTHKDKTPTTAFNIALPTLPIYDEQGRFTSGGPDYYINPEDGKAQNKIAPLHYTDQFNKVTDLIGSLNAQLDIWGGLKYKLSLSGNYSNKHNYTHTPEYYTKWNSDGTPDKDYGNTRNSVSETRGEEFTYTIDNLLTYNKTFNRHSIDALLGTSWMREYYRYMTNSTINDLGGTDITGFQNEDGKISAGDSNAALLSFFARVNYDYDNKYLLSLSIRRDESSKFHKDNRVGYFPSVSAGWNVHQEKWFQNPVMSKLKIRASYGELGANFLNPYNFDAIAYGPIPYTVGGERYVTGRAAYLKSKDLKWETAKTTDIGIELGFFNNDLTLSLDYFVKKNVDLLAQIDLNLSSGQIFEINSSREKPYVNTASVKNTGWEFMMNYRKQLTKDFHIDATFNIATLKNKVLSLGENVQPITSGAMSSYFNDAASITMPGEAIGSFYGYKIDGFDAEGNFIFADTDKNGVVNANDKVILGSPIPDFTYGLNINMEYKDFDLTVFFQGVQGNDIFNQKKYTYYFDYSNNVVKEAMNGWTKTNRNTGIPIMKTQNTSGGNSLPSEFYIEDGSYLRLKNLQLGYSLPKKWLEAIRFNKLRVYAGVQNLFTLTQYSGYDPEVSSNVLFSRGIDISSYPNARTFTFGFNASF, from the coding sequence ATGAAGAACAAAGTATTGCTTGTATTGTTATTGAGCTTTGCTGTAAGTCTTGCGGCGTCGGCTCAGAAAATAACAATGAATCTTCAACAAGTCAAGTTGGAGAAAGTCTTTTCGCTCATTACTAAACAGACAGGACTTACGGTAGCATATAGCCGTACGATTGTCAATCCCGAACGGATTGTTTCTGTCCAGGCAAAAGACAAAGACCTTTCTAAAGTATTGGATGATTTATTCGCAGGTACAAATGTAGCTTATGAAATTGGAGAGAAGAAAATATATTTGAAAGCAAAAGAAGCTCCCGTTACATCACAAGGGAGCCAAAAAACAAAGAAAATAACGGGAACCGTGACAGATACCAAAGGCGAACCAGTAATTGGTGCCAGTGTATTGGTGAAAGGAGCGGGGACGGGTACTGTGACAGACGTTGATGGTAACTTTACATTGGATGCTCCGACAGATGCTCTTCTGGCAGTCAGCTATATTGGTTATAAAACACAGGAAGTAAAGGTGGGGAATAAGAACTCATATTCTATCCAATTGCAGGACGATACGGAAGTACTGGATGAAGTCGTAGTAGTTGGTTACGGCGTGCAGAAGAAATCAAGCCTGACAGGTGCCGTTGCTTCCATCTCTTCTCAGGAAATCAGCAAACAGGTATCATCTAATGTTGCTTCAAGCTTACAGGGGCGTACACCGGGTGTAGACATCGTGCAGCAAGCTGGTGTTGCTGGGGCAGATGTAAACATCGTGATTCGCGGTGCCGCTTCTTTTGGCGCTACCGAACCTCTGTATGTCATTGATGGAGCATTCAGTAATGCCGGATTAAGCTCATTGAATCCCAATGATATTGAATCTATCGAAGTACTGAAAGACGGTGCGGCAGCCGCTATCTACGGTTCACGTGCCGCCAATGGGGTCGTTTTGATTACTACCAAGAAAGGAAAGTCCGGTAAGCCCGTCATTCAGATAGACGGTTCGTTCGCTTTCCAGAAAACGACTAATATTCCGGAGTTCCTCAATGCGTCGGAATGGAGAGAATTTGCCAATATGGTGGCAGATAACAGCGGCTTGCCTCATGCACCGGAGAATGACAATCCCACCAATCCGAACCTGAATACCGACTGGTCAAAAGAATGGATACAGTTTGCCCCAGTATGGAATCTGAATGCCAGTATCGCAGGTGGTGGAGACAACTCTACTTTCAGCACAAGCCTTGGTTATCTTGACCAAACCGGTATGACGATTTATTCGGATTATAAACGTTATAACTTCCGCCTAAATACCTCTTATAAAAAAGGACGTTTCTCATTTTCTGAAACCCTCGGACTGACGCATAAGGATAAAACTCCTACAACAGCTTTCAACATAGCTTTACCAACGTTACCTATTTATGATGAACAAGGACGGTTTACCTCCGGTGGCCCTGATTATTACATCAACCCCGAAGATGGCAAAGCGCAGAATAAGATAGCCCCGTTACATTATACAGACCAGTTTAATAAAGTGACGGATTTAATCGGCTCTTTGAACGCCCAACTGGATATTTGGGGCGGCTTAAAATACAAATTATCGTTAAGTGGAAATTATAGCAATAAGCATAATTACACCCATACCCCCGAGTACTATACAAAGTGGAACTCGGATGGAACTCCCGATAAAGATTACGGCAACACACGTAACAGTGTATCGGAAACAAGAGGTGAAGAGTTCACTTATACGATTGATAACTTGCTGACTTACAACAAGACATTCAACCGTCACTCAATAGACGCTTTATTAGGAACAAGCTGGATGAGAGAATACTATCGTTACATGACCAACTCTACCATTAACGATTTGGGAGGAACGGATATTACCGGATTCCAAAATGAAGATGGTAAGATTTCGGCGGGCGACAGTAATGCAGCATTGCTCTCTTTCTTCGCCCGTGTGAACTACGATTATGATAATAAATATCTGCTGTCCTTGAGTATCCGCCGGGATGAATCTTCCAAATTCCATAAAGACAATAGAGTAGGTTATTTCCCCTCTGTCTCCGCCGGATGGAATGTGCACCAGGAAAAATGGTTCCAAAATCCTGTAATGAGCAAATTGAAGATCAGAGCTAGCTACGGTGAGTTGGGTGCCAACTTCCTCAATCCTTATAATTTTGACGCGATAGCTTATGGACCTATTCCTTACACAGTAGGCGGTGAACGTTATGTGACAGGACGCGCAGCCTATCTGAAATCGAAAGACTTGAAATGGGAAACTGCCAAAACCACAGATATTGGTATCGAACTGGGCTTCTTCAACAACGACTTGACCTTGTCATTAGACTATTTCGTGAAAAAGAACGTAGATTTGTTGGCACAGATAGACTTGAACCTGTCTTCCGGGCAAATCTTTGAAATCAACAGTTCACGTGAAAAACCCTACGTTAATACAGCTTCCGTAAAAAACACAGGATGGGAGTTTATGATGAATTACAGGAAACAATTGACGAAAGACTTCCATATAGATGCAACATTCAATATCGCAACGTTGAAGAATAAAGTATTATCATTGGGAGAAAACGTGCAGCCGATTACTTCCGGAGCAATGTCCAGCTATTTTAATGATGCAGCTTCCATTACCATGCCGGGAGAAGCTATCGGTTCATTCTATGGCTATAAGATTGACGGTTTTGATGCGGAAGGAAATTTCATATTTGCGGATACGGACAAGAATGGAGTAGTCAATGCAAATGATAAAGTTATTCTGGGTAGCCCTATCCCTGACTTCACATACGGTTTGAACATCAACATGGAATACAAAGACTTTGATTTGACTGTCTTCTTTCAGGGAGTGCAGGGAAATGATATATTCAATCAGAAAAAGTACACCTATTATTTTGATTATTCCAATAATGTAGTCAAAGAGGCTATGAATGGATGGACGAAAACAAATAGGAATACAGGAATCCCTATTATGAAAACCCAAAACACTAGTGGCGGAAACTCCTTGCCGAGTGAATTTTATATTGAAGACGGTTCCTATTTACGTCTGAAAAACCTTCAGTTAGGCTATTCACTGCCTAAAAAGTGGTTGGAAGCAATCCGGTTCAATAAACTGCGTGTTTATGCAGGCGTACAAAATCTGTTTACGTTGACCCAATACTCCGGTTATGACCCGGAAGTTAGTTCAAATGTATTGTTCTCACGTGGCATTGACATCAGTTCATATCCTAATGCCCGGACATTCACTTTTGGTTTTAACGCTTCATTCTGA
- a CDS encoding RagB/SusD family nutrient uptake outer membrane protein, with product MKNYKKVYAAFILAGGLILHGCNGIFDDLAINPNQPSMGAYFTSPSAVNDAVMTMYGYMSTQRCLGASGSKTTIIRSDEASSNSDYGKPGMFGADLNASYYTIEQPYTLMYTTASQASYIIETAPSVDFSGNEELRNAYMGEAYFWRAFAHYYLLINFRNISPIRQMPRNGDDYVRPLEKPAAVWNFIQEDLAHAKELLPVKGYWDSKNAGRVTKASAAALLGKAYLYRSGIEQYYGEDKTTFYSEAAKEFGDVIDGKYGTYDLTKNYADNFDVAHENNEESILEFQFLGDVDNAGFNPGLATSGLAFDSRGLMLPGAGVGYEGVVHNWLYNAFVNSVDKDGYTDIRMFSTMIFNDLDASIHLRNDAGGNPVRLEGPGSYKWEELYPAKNGKEGFATVSNPLAHSFKAGIRKGIDCSMPTQTEADGTPKLVGVGAGVKEYVYNQPRAHGVNWRYIRYADVLMMYAEAIVSGGTQASNMTPLQAVNKVRGRVNMSELPSVTMTDIQNERILEFALEGHRFYDLLRWGKLASRFTELQESDPNFKKFISADDFKGFVTNKHEWLPIPINEVNSNPYITENNPGY from the coding sequence ATGAAAAACTATAAGAAAGTATATGCCGCATTTATCTTGGCGGGCGGCTTGATATTACATGGATGCAACGGTATCTTTGATGACCTGGCAATTAATCCGAACCAGCCGAGTATGGGAGCTTATTTCACCAGTCCGTCCGCTGTTAATGACGCAGTGATGACCATGTACGGATATATGTCTACGCAACGCTGCCTGGGAGCTTCCGGCTCTAAAACAACGATAATCCGCTCCGACGAGGCATCGTCCAATTCGGATTATGGCAAACCGGGCATGTTTGGTGCCGACTTAAATGCCAGTTATTACACTATCGAGCAACCTTATACATTGATGTACACCACTGCTTCTCAAGCATCCTACATTATTGAAACCGCCCCGTCTGTTGATTTCAGCGGTAATGAGGAACTGCGGAACGCATACATGGGGGAAGCTTATTTCTGGAGGGCATTTGCGCATTATTACCTATTGATTAATTTCCGGAATATATCTCCCATCAGACAGATGCCACGCAATGGCGATGACTATGTCCGTCCTTTGGAAAAACCTGCTGCCGTATGGAATTTTATTCAAGAAGACCTGGCACATGCGAAAGAACTGTTGCCCGTGAAGGGATATTGGGACAGCAAGAATGCCGGTCGTGTGACAAAAGCTTCCGCAGCCGCCTTATTGGGAAAAGCTTACCTCTACCGTAGTGGAATCGAACAATATTATGGTGAAGACAAGACTACATTTTACAGTGAAGCTGCCAAAGAATTTGGTGATGTTATAGACGGAAAGTACGGAACTTATGACCTGACTAAAAATTATGCTGATAATTTTGATGTCGCTCATGAAAATAATGAAGAATCAATCCTTGAGTTTCAATTCTTAGGCGATGTCGATAATGCAGGATTCAATCCGGGGCTTGCCACTTCCGGTTTGGCGTTCGATTCACGTGGACTGATGTTACCGGGGGCGGGAGTAGGTTATGAAGGCGTAGTACATAACTGGCTTTATAACGCATTTGTGAATTCGGTAGACAAGGACGGTTATACGGATATCCGGATGTTCTCCACAATGATATTCAATGATTTGGATGCGAGCATTCATTTGAGAAATGATGCAGGCGGCAATCCTGTACGTCTGGAAGGTCCCGGCAGTTATAAATGGGAAGAACTTTATCCTGCAAAGAATGGAAAAGAAGGATTTGCTACCGTGTCCAATCCTTTGGCACATTCATTCAAAGCAGGTATAAGAAAAGGGATTGATTGTTCCATGCCTACACAAACGGAAGCAGACGGGACTCCTAAACTGGTCGGTGTAGGTGCAGGCGTTAAGGAGTATGTATATAATCAGCCCCGTGCCCATGGAGTGAATTGGCGCTATATCCGCTATGCCGATGTGTTGATGATGTATGCGGAAGCTATCGTTAGCGGTGGCACGCAAGCATCAAACATGACTCCCTTGCAGGCGGTAAATAAAGTACGCGGACGTGTCAACATGAGCGAACTCCCTTCGGTAACCATGACTGATATTCAGAATGAAAGAATCCTGGAATTTGCTTTGGAAGGGCATCGTTTCTATGATTTGCTCCGTTGGGGCAAGCTAGCCAGCCGTTTTACAGAGTTACAGGAATCCGATCCTAACTTCAAGAAGTTCATATCGGCAGATGACTTTAAAGGATTCGTCACCAATAAGCACGAATGGTTGCCGATTCCTATCAATGAAGTGAATTCTAACCCTTATATCACAGAAAATAATCCGGGATATTAA
- a CDS encoding PQQ-binding-like beta-propeller repeat protein gives MNTMNRLAYLLSLICILAFSSCEEDKVYYHTAAKADFTIGENMYELGQTAVFKDASIPDEGSRIVAWLWEFGDTKKNVSTEQNPTFVYPSDGTFTIKLTVTDDNGLSATAKKDLTILDPAKAINVMWQKEMGGPIESTVSPALSADGKTVYMITDQTSTGAFDVKLYAYDTENGIQKWAFDVTANMNELNPGGGASMVYASPAVGPNGDVYIVVRDLKPATTEHPRALFLFAIGSNGSRKWAYKAADSNLYAVTPAIDASGNIYFGHRGKKLIVLSPAGDVVKEIALDVEVLSGMSLSKDGTVYFGSSKNTGYFGYDFATGTQKFVYQKDLGGTALKGNSYTVGTDGTIYTVAELTSGGAIIALNPDGTEKWVYKTPGAIVNGGVVIGTDGTLYANGGNTVAGEASAGVFALNSDGSLKWHYATTEDVSNCVPIIDNRGYIHIISDKAIYYIVKQDGSLLASAELGVKCTSSPVMDSRGYLYIGIEAVAGASDMVCISSGATSYAASAWPMKGQNPQRTGLQK, from the coding sequence ATGAATACTATGAACAGATTAGCTTATTTATTATCATTGATTTGTATTCTTGCATTTTCTTCTTGCGAAGAGGATAAGGTATATTATCACACTGCGGCAAAGGCAGACTTTACCATTGGTGAGAATATGTACGAACTGGGACAGACCGCTGTTTTTAAAGATGCTTCCATACCCGATGAAGGAAGCCGGATAGTAGCATGGTTATGGGAGTTTGGCGATACAAAAAAAAACGTCTCGACGGAACAGAATCCAACTTTCGTTTATCCGTCGGACGGTACATTTACCATTAAACTGACGGTGACTGATGATAACGGCTTGAGCGCCACAGCCAAGAAAGACCTTACCATCTTGGATCCCGCTAAAGCAATCAATGTAATGTGGCAGAAAGAAATGGGCGGACCTATTGAAAGTACAGTCTCACCTGCATTGTCGGCTGATGGTAAAACGGTTTATATGATTACCGACCAGACTTCCACAGGAGCATTTGACGTGAAACTTTATGCTTATGATACGGAAAATGGGATACAAAAATGGGCATTTGACGTAACCGCCAACATGAATGAACTGAATCCGGGTGGTGGGGCAAGCATGGTATATGCAAGTCCGGCAGTAGGACCGAATGGAGATGTGTATATTGTGGTCCGCGATTTGAAGCCGGCTACCACTGAACATCCCCGTGCTTTATTCTTATTTGCCATAGGAAGCAATGGTAGTAGAAAATGGGCATACAAAGCTGCCGATTCTAATTTATATGCTGTTACTCCGGCTATTGACGCATCTGGTAATATCTACTTCGGACATAGAGGAAAGAAACTAATCGTATTAAGTCCTGCCGGTGATGTAGTCAAAGAAATAGCTTTAGATGTAGAAGTGTTGTCCGGTATGTCTCTGTCCAAAGACGGAACTGTCTATTTCGGCTCTTCCAAGAATACGGGGTATTTCGGTTATGATTTTGCTACCGGTACTCAAAAGTTTGTCTATCAGAAAGATTTGGGTGGTACAGCATTGAAAGGAAACTCGTACACAGTAGGAACAGACGGAACTATTTATACCGTAGCCGAACTGACATCAGGTGGCGCCATCATAGCTCTGAATCCTGACGGAACGGAAAAATGGGTGTACAAGACACCGGGAGCCATTGTTAACGGTGGTGTTGTGATTGGTACGGATGGAACACTTTATGCCAACGGTGGAAATACTGTTGCCGGTGAAGCTTCGGCAGGTGTTTTCGCTTTGAATTCGGACGGTTCTTTAAAATGGCATTATGCTACAACGGAGGACGTTAGCAACTGCGTGCCAATCATCGATAACAGAGGATATATCCACATCATTTCGGACAAAGCCATCTATTATATTGTGAAACAAGACGGTAGTTTGCTTGCATCCGCCGAATTAGGAGTTAAATGTACCTCCAGTCCGGTAATGGATTCAAGAGGATATTTATATATCGGCATAGAAGCTGTCGCAGGTGCATCTGATATGGTATGTATCTCATCTGGAGCTACTTCCTATGCAGCTTCTGCATGGCCGATGAAAGGCCAGAATCCGCAACGGACAGGTTTGCAAAAGTAA
- a CDS encoding dihydrodipicolinate synthase family protein yields MEKIIGLINAPFTPFYENGEVNYEPIEAYAKLLVKNGLKGVFINGSSGEGYMLTDEERMKLAERWMEVAPDGFKVIVHVGSCCVKSSRMLAEHAQKIGAWGIGAMAPPFPKIGRIEELVKYCEEIAAGAPKLPFYYYHIPAFNGAFLSMLAFLKAVENRIPNFAGIKYTFESLYEYNQCRLYKDDKFDMLHGQDETILPCLAMGGAQGGIGGTTNYNGINLVGIIDAWKAGELEKARELQNFSQEVINVICHFRGNIVGGKRIMKLIGLDLGGNRTPFQNMTADEEKQMKAELEEIRFFERCNKF; encoded by the coding sequence ATGGAAAAGATTATAGGATTAATCAATGCTCCTTTTACTCCGTTTTATGAAAATGGAGAAGTAAATTATGAACCAATCGAAGCCTATGCAAAGCTACTTGTAAAAAATGGCTTGAAAGGTGTTTTCATCAACGGTTCTTCTGGAGAAGGGTATATGTTGACTGATGAAGAACGAATGAAGTTGGCAGAACGTTGGATGGAAGTTGCACCGGATGGCTTTAAGGTTATTGTACACGTGGGGAGTTGCTGCGTAAAGTCAAGCCGGATGCTGGCGGAACATGCGCAGAAAATCGGAGCTTGGGGAATTGGTGCAATGGCACCTCCTTTCCCGAAAATAGGACGAATAGAAGAATTGGTAAAGTACTGCGAAGAAATCGCTGCCGGAGCACCGAAGCTGCCCTTCTATTATTATCACATTCCTGCATTCAATGGAGCATTCTTATCGATGCTTGCTTTCCTGAAAGCTGTTGAAAACCGTATTCCCAATTTTGCGGGAATCAAATATACCTTCGAAAGCCTGTATGAATACAATCAATGTCGTTTGTATAAAGACGACAAGTTCGATATGCTTCATGGGCAGGATGAAACCATTCTTCCATGCCTCGCAATGGGAGGGGCGCAAGGCGGAATCGGCGGAACGACCAACTATAACGGAATAAACCTGGTAGGTATCATTGATGCCTGGAAAGCCGGTGAATTGGAGAAAGCCCGTGAATTGCAAAACTTCTCTCAGGAAGTGATTAACGTAATCTGCCATTTCCGTGGGAATATTGTTGGTGGCAAACGTATCATGAAGCTTATCGGACTTGATTTGGGCGGCAACCGTACTCCTTTCCAAAACATGACCGCTGACGAAGAAAAACAAATGAAAGCGGAACTGGAAGAAATCCGTTTCTTCGAACGTTGCAATAAATTCTAA
- a CDS encoding AGE family epimerase/isomerase: protein MKNITDYIQQWANTYKDDMQNNIMPFWIKYGLDRVNGGIYTCVDRDGALMDSTKSVWFQGRFAFTCSYAYNHIEKNPAWLQAAKSTLDFIEKYCFDSDGRMYFEMTADGRPLRKRRYIFSESFAAIAMSEYSIASGDKAYAVKALELFKRMQYFLQTPGLLAPKYTDTLPMKGHSITMILINVASRIREAIQDECLTRQIDESISCLEKDFLHPEFKALLETIGPNGEFIDSNMGRTINPGHCIETAWFLLEESKLRGGDKNIKELGLKILDWSWEWGWDKEFGGIINFKDCRNLPSQDYAQDMKFWWPQTEAIIATLYAYLMTKEEKYLKMHQQISEWTYTHFPDKEYGEWYGYLHRDGTVAQPAKGNLFKGPFHIPRMMTKGYMLCEEIMSEIKKK, encoded by the coding sequence ATGAAGAATATTACTGACTATATACAACAATGGGCTAATACCTATAAGGATGATATGCAGAATAATATCATGCCCTTTTGGATAAAGTATGGACTGGATAGAGTGAATGGTGGTATATATACTTGTGTAGATCGCGACGGTGCATTAATGGATAGTACAAAATCCGTTTGGTTTCAGGGGCGTTTTGCATTTACTTGTTCCTATGCCTATAATCATATAGAAAAGAATCCGGCATGGTTGCAAGCCGCAAAAAGCACACTAGACTTTATAGAGAAGTATTGCTTTGATTCGGACGGGCGTATGTACTTTGAGATGACAGCAGACGGTCGCCCTTTACGTAAGCGCCGTTACATTTTCTCCGAGTCATTTGCAGCCATAGCGATGTCCGAATATTCGATAGCGTCGGGGGATAAGGCGTATGCGGTGAAGGCACTCGAACTGTTCAAACGTATGCAATATTTCCTGCAAACTCCCGGACTGCTTGCTCCCAAATATACAGATACGCTCCCCATGAAAGGACATTCCATTACCATGATATTGATAAACGTAGCTTCCCGAATCAGGGAAGCTATTCAAGACGAATGTCTGACACGGCAGATTGACGAGTCCATTAGCTGTCTGGAAAAAGATTTCCTGCATCCGGAGTTCAAGGCATTATTGGAAACCATAGGACCGAACGGAGAATTTATAGACTCTAATATGGGACGTACCATCAATCCGGGGCATTGTATCGAAACAGCTTGGTTTTTGCTGGAAGAATCCAAGCTCCGAGGAGGGGATAAAAACATAAAAGAATTGGGGCTGAAGATTCTGGACTGGTCATGGGAGTGGGGCTGGGATAAAGAATTCGGCGGTATTATCAATTTCAAAGATTGCAGGAACCTTCCTTCGCAGGACTATGCGCAGGATATGAAATTCTGGTGGCCGCAAACAGAAGCAATTATCGCTACCCTGTATGCCTATCTGATGACGAAAGAAGAGAAATACCTGAAGATGCATCAACAAATCAGCGAGTGGACATATACACATTTCCCGGACAAAGAATACGGAGAGTGGTATGGCTATCTCCATCGGGATGGAACAGTCGCCCAGCCGGCAAAAGGAAATTTGTTTAAAGGACCTTTTCATATCCCTCGCATGATGACAAAAGGATATATGCTTTGTGAGGAAATAATGTCTGAAATAAAAAAGAAATAA
- a CDS encoding YhcH/YjgK/YiaL family protein, giving the protein MIVSNLQNSQRVEKLHPLFKQLFDYVKSHDLLHEELGTIRLDGDNLIVNNIYPECIPEGKRLLELHHDYIDVHILLEGKETIGWKALEELKVERQAYDKKSDCALYGDVPTTFINLLPGQFVIVYPEDPHAPAIGKGWIRKLIAKVKV; this is encoded by the coding sequence ATGATTGTATCCAATTTACAAAATAGCCAACGGGTGGAGAAACTTCACCCGTTGTTCAAACAGCTTTTCGATTATGTGAAATCGCACGATCTGTTGCACGAGGAACTGGGAACTATCAGACTGGATGGTGATAATCTGATTGTCAATAATATCTATCCCGAATGTATTCCTGAAGGAAAGCGTTTATTAGAACTGCATCACGATTATATTGATGTGCACATATTGCTTGAAGGCAAAGAAACCATTGGCTGGAAAGCCTTGGAAGAATTAAAAGTGGAAAGACAAGCTTATGATAAAAAGAGTGATTGTGCCCTATATGGTGACGTTCCTACTACTTTCATCAATCTCTTGCCCGGACAATTCGTCATTGTATATCCGGAGGACCCCCATGCTCCGGCTATCGGTAAAGGCTGGATACGCAAACTGATAGCTAAAGTAAAAGTCTAA
- a CDS encoding MFS transporter, translating to MKNKNIYPWVVVALLWVVALLNYMDRQMLSTMQEAMKIDIVELTKAEAFGALMAVFLWIYGFMSPVAGIIADRLSRKWLIVGSLFVWSAVTFLMGYATTFEQLYGLRAVMGISEALYIPSALSLIADWHQDKSRSLAIGVHMTGLYVGQAIGGFGATAAAAFSWQSTFHWFGIVGIAYSVVLIFFLHENPVRMKIEKVVANGISKGNSIGKGLLLLFSNISFWVILFYFAAPSLPGWATKNWLPTLFAENLDIPMSQAGPISTITIALSSFVGVILGGFLSDRWVLKNIRGRVYTGAIGLGMTIPALLLLGFGHGFISVIGAGLLFGIGFGIFDANNMPILCQFVSAKYRGTAYGIMNMTGVFAGAAVTQLLGKWTDGGSLGEGFAMLSIVVALALGLQIYFLRPKTDNME from the coding sequence ATGAAAAATAAAAATATTTATCCATGGGTAGTGGTTGCGTTGCTTTGGGTAGTAGCGTTGCTCAACTACATGGATAGACAAATGCTTTCTACAATGCAGGAAGCAATGAAAATAGATATTGTAGAGCTGACGAAGGCAGAAGCTTTCGGTGCATTAATGGCAGTCTTTCTTTGGATTTACGGCTTTATGAGCCCGGTTGCCGGAATTATTGCAGACAGGCTTAGTCGTAAATGGTTAATTGTCGGAAGCTTGTTTGTTTGGTCGGCTGTAACATTCCTGATGGGATATGCCACGACGTTTGAGCAATTATATGGTTTGCGTGCAGTGATGGGGATTAGTGAAGCATTGTATATTCCTTCCGCTCTGTCCTTGATAGCGGATTGGCATCAGGACAAATCACGCTCATTGGCAATTGGAGTTCACATGACCGGACTGTATGTCGGTCAGGCAATCGGTGGGTTTGGAGCTACGGCAGCCGCTGCATTTTCCTGGCAGAGCACTTTTCACTGGTTTGGCATTGTAGGTATTGCTTATTCTGTGGTTCTTATCTTTTTCCTACATGAGAATCCTGTCCGAATGAAAATAGAAAAGGTTGTTGCTAATGGCATTAGCAAGGGGAATTCAATTGGAAAAGGGCTGTTACTGTTATTTTCAAATATTTCTTTTTGGGTGATATTATTTTATTTTGCGGCTCCAAGTTTACCGGGGTGGGCTACAAAGAACTGGTTGCCAACGCTATTTGCGGAGAACCTGGATATTCCGATGTCACAGGCAGGACCAATATCTACGATTACCATTGCTCTATCTTCATTTGTCGGAGTAATATTGGGAGGATTCTTGTCGGATAGATGGGTGCTGAAGAATATCCGCGGACGTGTCTACACAGGGGCAATCGGACTGGGGATGACTATCCCCGCACTGTTATTGTTAGGTTTCGGACACGGTTTCATTAGCGTAATAGGTGCAGGATTGTTGTTCGGCATCGGCTTTGGTATTTTCGATGCCAACAATATGCCTATTCTATGCCAGTTCGTTTCTGCTAAATATAGGGGGACGGCATATGGTATTATGAATATGACAGGAGTTTTTGCAGGAGCTGCAGTAACTCAATTATTGGGAAAATGGACGGACGGTGGAAGTCTGGGCGAAGGATTTGCTATGCTTAGTATTGTCGTTGCACTTGCATTAGGGCTACAAATCTACTTTTTAAGACCTAAAACGGATAATATGGAGTAA
- a CDS encoding GNAT family N-acetyltransferase, translating to MQKYIETPRLILRDWKEEDIPFFARMNADPNVMEFFLNSLSSEESFAFYQRIQNEFQTCGFGLYAVERKEDHAFMGYTGLHQITFDVDFAPGIEIGWRLAHEYWGQGYAPEAANACLEYTRNKTDIKELFSFTSLLNQRSERVMQKIGMERVREFDHPLVPGEHPLCRHVLYHIKF from the coding sequence ATGCAAAAGTATATAGAAACACCCCGTCTGATTCTCCGCGACTGGAAAGAAGAAGACATCCCGTTTTTTGCCCGTATGAATGCCGATCCGAATGTGATGGAGTTTTTTCTTAATTCATTGTCATCGGAAGAATCATTTGCCTTTTATCAGCGTATTCAAAATGAGTTCCAAACCTGTGGCTTCGGTTTGTATGCCGTAGAACGAAAAGAAGATCATGCTTTTATGGGCTATACCGGACTACATCAGATTACATTTGATGTTGACTTTGCTCCGGGCATAGAAATAGGCTGGCGGTTAGCACACGAATATTGGGGACAGGGTTATGCTCCTGAAGCTGCAAATGCATGTTTGGAGTATACGCGCAATAAAACGGATATAAAAGAACTCTTTTCTTTTACTTCCCTTCTCAACCAACGGTCAGAACGTGTAATGCAGAAAATAGGAATGGAACGAGTGAGGGAATTCGATCATCCGCTTGTCCCTGGTGAGCATCCGTTGTGCAGGCATGTGTTGTATCACATCAAATTTTAA